The Candidatus Methylomirabilota bacterium genomic sequence ATGTCGTAATGCAAGACCTGACCCCAGGTGAGGCACCCAGGAGGAAAGCGATGGCGAGGATGCAGCCGCTCGGGATGAACGAGGTGGACGTCGAGATCCGGCACCTGTGCGAGGAGTCGGAGCGGCAGATCGGCACGTCGGCGAGCACGCGCACCTATGCGCGGAATCCCGCGGTGGTGAAGGCGCTCGCCGCCTTCCGGGGCGCGCTGGTGCGCGAGGGCACGATCGACCCGGTCATCCGCGAGTTGGTGCGGATCAAGATCGCGGGGCTCAACGCCTGTCGCTACTGACTGAAGGCCCGCTATGCCGGGGCCCGGCATGCTGGCGCGACCGAGGAGAAGATCGCCGCGATCGAGGACGACACCTCCGAGCTATTGACTCCACGCGAGCGCGCGGCGGTGCGGTTCGCGGAGAAGCTGGCCGTCGATCACCGGAAGGTCGACGACGCGCTCTGGGCCGAGGTGCGCGCCCAGTTCTCGGAGGCCGAGGTGATCGAGCTGGTCGCGCACACCACGCTCTACATCGGCTTCGGCCGGTTCAACGAGATCGTCGGCATCTAGAGCGGGGTCAGGTCTTACATTCCGACATTTTTGACCTGATCGCCCGGGCGATGCGCGCGGAAATGTCGGAATGTAAGACCTGACCCCATGCTCGTCATCGTCTTCGTGGTCGACGGGCTCCGCCCCGACTCCATCACCCGCGCGGAGACGCCCACCCTCTTCCGCCTGCGCGCGGAGGGGGTAAGCTTCGCGAGCAGTCACGCCGTCTTCCCCACCGTCACCCGCGTCAACGCGGCCGCGCTCTCGACCGGCACCCAGCCCGGGAGCAACGGGCTGCTCGGCAATCAGCTCTACGTCCCCGCGATCGACCGTGGCCGTGCGCTCGACAGCGGCAACCACCGCAACCTGCTCGACCTCGAGCGGGTCAGCGGCGGCCGCCTGCTGCTGGCCCCCACGCTGGCCGAGCGCCTCCACGGGCTCGGGCTGCGGCTGGCCGGGGTCAGCTCGGGCTCGACGGGCAGCGCCTTCCTGCTGAACCCGCGGGCCCCGGCGGGCATCGGTGTCCTGGTCAACGGTTACTTCGATCCCGGCAAGACGGTGGCCTATCCCGCCGAGGTCAGCGAGGCGATCCTGTCGCGGTTCGGCGCCGCTCCGGTGAAGACGGCCGGCGCGGCGCGCTACGACGCCTCGGTGTCCTGGACCGAGCGGGTACTGCGCGAGTACGTGCTGCCGGACCTGCGGCCGGACGTGGTGATCAACTGGCTCACCGAGCCGGATCACAGCCAGCACCACGGCGGCGTGGGCTCGCCGGCCTCGCGCGAGGCCCTGCGCCACGACGACACCGAGATCGCGTCCGTGCTCGCGAGCCTGGACGCCCTCGGGCTCGCCGGGCGCGTCGCGGTGCTGGTGGCCTCGGACCACG encodes the following:
- a CDS encoding alkaline phosphatase family protein → MLVIVFVVDGLRPDSITRAETPTLFRLRAEGVSFASSHAVFPTVTRVNAAALSTGTQPGSNGLLGNQLYVPAIDRGRALDSGNHRNLLDLERVSGGRLLLAPTLAERLHGLGLRLAGVSSGSTGSAFLLNPRAPAGIGVLVNGYFDPGKTVAYPAEVSEAILSRFGAAPVKTAGAARYDASVSWTERVLREYVLPDLRPDVVINWLTEPDHSQHHGGVGSPASREALRHDDTEIASVLASLDALGLAGRVAVLVASDHGFSTNTGGVDVAAALVAAGLKAAPDSPDVVLASSGQAVALHVEGRDPERIARIARLVQAQDWGGVMFTAAKTPGDALGAAEGTFSLDLIHAANPERACDLLLTFPWTSRPNAFGIRGSDLACVSGGARLYASDHGSMSPWNVRNTLFGWGAGFKRETTMRAAAGNADVAPTILALLGHDPDRAGRAAGVTLDGRVLAEALEAGPDQEQVLEETRVHMARVHGYRAAIQVTEVEGRRYIDKSWRVS